In Fretibacterium sp. OH1220_COT-178, the sequence GCTCGGCACGATGGGATTGATCACGTTCTCGATGATGTCCGAGCGGATCTCCTTCAGGGTCGCCTCGGGGTGGTGCTGGGCGGAGACCACGATGGTGTCGGCATGGACGGCCTTTCTGCCCTCGTAGCGCAGGGAGACCTGCGTCTTGCCGTCCGGACGAAGATAGGAGATCGTGCCGTCGCGGCGCACCTTGGTGAGCTGGCGCGCCAGGTTGTGAGCGAGGGCGATGGGCATCGGCATGAACTCCTCGGTCTCGTTGCAGGCATAGCCGAACATCATTCCCTGGTCGCCGGCGCCGATCTTCGCGATGTCCTCCTCGGAAAGTTTCTTCTCGCGCACCTCGATGGCATTGTCGACGCCCTGGGCGATATCCCCGGACTGCTCGTCGATGGCCGTCAGGACCGCGCAGGTCTCGCCGTCGAACCCATATTTGGCGCGGGTATAGCCGATGTCCTGGACGATCTCACGCGCCAGCTTGGGAATATCGACGTAGGTGCGGGTCGTGATCTCGCCGGAGACCATCACCAGCCCCGTGGTGCAGAGCACCTCGCAGGCCACGCGCCCGTTGGGATCGTCCTTCAGGATCGCGTCCAGGATGCCGTCCGATATCTGATCCGCCACCT encodes:
- the metK gene encoding methionine adenosyltransferase codes for the protein MADKEKFIFSSESVTEGHPDKVADQISDGILDAILKDDPNGRVACEVLCTTGLVMVSGEITTRTYVDIPKLAREIVQDIGYTRAKYGFDGETCAVLTAIDEQSGDIAQGVDNAIEVREKKLSEEDIAKIGAGDQGMMFGYACNETEEFMPMPIALAHNLARQLTKVRRDGTISYLRPDGKTQVSLRYEGRKAVHADTIVVSAQHHPEATLKEIRSDIIENVINPIVPSHLMDSETRIFVNPTGRFVKGGPMADTGLTGRKIIVDTYGGWVPHGGGAFSGKDPTKVDRSGAYMTRYAAKNIVAAGIADECQIQVAYAIGVAEPVSLNVNTFGTGRIGDEKIVELLRSHFDFRPAAIIRDLDLRKPQYKALAAYGHMGRIDLPTLPGWERTDRADALRKAAGL